In the Hemitrygon akajei chromosome 7, sHemAka1.3, whole genome shotgun sequence genome, one interval contains:
- the LOC140730187 gene encoding uncharacterized protein, with translation MPFTCSECGKGFTRSSNLRRHQQAHSGERPFTCSDCGKGFTRSSNLLKHQSVHTGECLFTCSHCGKGFTRSSKLLAHQAVHTGERPFTCSDCGKGFTHSSKLKVHLRVHTGERPFTCSDCGKGFTRSSDLLVHQRVHTGETPFICSDCGKGFTRSSDLLTHKSIHTGAKPFTCSDCGKGFTRSSNLVAHQSVHTAERPFTCADCGKRFTRSSEMKVHQRIHTGERPFTCSDCGKGFTRSSNLKVHQRVHTGQRPFTCFVCGKGFTQSSDLLVHQRVHTGERPFTCLDCGKKFTRSSNLQTHQRVHAGGKRKMQSFQ, from the coding sequence atgccgttcacctgctcagaatgtgggaagggattcactcggtcatccaacctacgGAGACACCAACAAGCTCACtctggtgagaggccattcacctgctctgactgtgggaagggattcactcggtcatctaacctgctgaaacaccagtcagttcacactggtgaaTGCCTGTTCACCTGCTCTCATTGTGGTAAGGggttcactcggtcatctaaactactggcacaccaggcagtgcacactggagagaggccattcacctgctcagactgtgggaaggggtttaCTCACTCATCTAAACTCAAGgtacatctgcgagttcacactggggagaggccattcacctgctcagactgtgggaaggggtttactcggtcatctgacctactggtacaccagcgagttcacactggggaaacacCATTCATCTGCTcggattgtgggaagggattcactcggtcatctgacctactgacACACAAGTCAATTCACACTGGGgcaaagccattcacctgctcagactgtgggaagggattcactcggtcatctaacctagtggcacaccagtcagttcatactgcggagaggccatttacctgcgcagactgtgggaagagattcacccgGTCATCTGAAATGAAAGtccatcagcgaattcacactggggagaggccgttcacctgctcagattgtggcaAGGGTTTTACTCGGTCTTCTAatctgaaggtacaccagcgagttcacactggacagaggccgttcacctgctttgtatgtgggaagggattcactcaatcatctgacctactggtacaccagcgagttcacactggggaaaggccattcacttgcttggattgtgggaagaaattcactcgatcatccaacctacagacacatcagcgagttcatgcTGGCGGAAAAAGAAAGATGCAATCTTTTCAGTAA